From a single Bacillus sp. NEB1478 genomic region:
- a CDS encoding DUF3899 domain-containing protein, translated as MKEELKKSFIISGVAIIIAAAITLFVDNGSRAFLETFITTLFYIGLPIALIGVAMYVGKSGFFDFFAFSFKKMTKALSRNPDYDEQTRFETNFRISERVSGSYMRSFLISGIILTIFSIAVAYTL; from the coding sequence ATGAAAGAAGAGTTAAAAAAGTCCTTTATCATTTCGGGAGTCGCAATAATAATTGCTGCTGCTATTACATTATTTGTTGATAACGGTTCCAGAGCGTTCCTGGAAACATTCATCACTACGCTTTTTTATATAGGACTGCCAATCGCTTTAATTGGTGTTGCTATGTACGTTGGCAAAAGCGGATTTTTTGATTTTTTTGCATTCAGTTTTAAGAAGATGACAAAAGCGTTATCCAGGAATCCTGATTACGATGAGCAAACTAGGTTTGAAACAAACTTCCGAATTTCAGAGCGTGTAAGCGGAAGTTATATGCGATCGTTTCTTATAAGCGGAATAATCTTAACTATTTTTTCTATTGCCGTTGCATATACGCTTTGA
- the trpS gene encoding tryptophan--tRNA ligase, protein MSVIFSGIQPSGNITIGNYIGALRHFVELQDEHDCYFCVVNQHAITVAQDPAALKRNSRNLAALYLAAGINPEKSTLFIQSEVPAHTKMGWMLQCVSYIGELERMTQFKDKSTGKEAVSAGLLTYPPLMAADILLYNTGIVPVGDDQKQHLELTRDIAERFNKKYRDIFVIPEPRIATEGARIMSLVDPEKKMSKSDPNQNSYISMLDDESVIMKKVKRATTDSDGVVAYDKEKKPGISNLLTIYSQLTGESISSIVEKYKGKGYGDFKQGVAEVIINTLKPIQKRYHEFVQSSELDDILDRGAEKANRVANKTLNKAERAMGLARKRV, encoded by the coding sequence ATGTCTGTAATCTTTTCAGGCATACAGCCGAGCGGAAATATTACGATCGGGAATTATATCGGGGCATTAAGGCATTTTGTGGAGCTCCAGGATGAACATGATTGTTATTTCTGTGTAGTAAACCAGCATGCAATTACAGTCGCTCAGGACCCTGCTGCATTAAAAAGAAACAGCCGAAACTTGGCAGCTCTTTATTTAGCAGCGGGAATTAACCCAGAAAAGTCGACACTTTTCATACAATCGGAAGTACCTGCACATACGAAAATGGGCTGGATGCTGCAATGTGTGTCATATATCGGTGAATTGGAACGCATGACACAATTTAAAGATAAATCAACGGGTAAAGAAGCTGTTTCAGCAGGATTATTAACTTATCCCCCACTTATGGCCGCTGATATATTGCTCTATAACACTGGGATTGTCCCAGTAGGTGATGATCAAAAACAGCATCTTGAGCTTACTCGAGATATTGCAGAACGTTTCAATAAAAAGTACCGTGATATTTTTGTTATACCAGAGCCTCGCATCGCTACTGAAGGTGCTCGAATTATGTCACTTGTGGATCCTGAAAAGAAAATGAGCAAATCGGATCCTAACCAAAATTCATATATCTCAATGCTTGATGATGAATCTGTTATCATGAAAAAAGTCAAACGCGCAACTACTGATTCTGATGGAGTTGTAGCATATGATAAAGAGAAAAAACCTGGTATTTCAAACCTACTTACCATCTACTCTCAACTAACTGGAGAGAGCATTTCTTCAATCGTCGAAAAGTATAAAGGCAAAGGATACGGAGACTTCAAACAAGGAGTTGCAGAAGTTATTATTAACACATTAAAACCGATCCAAAAACGATATCACGAATTTGTACAGTCTTCTGAGTTAGATGACATTCTTGATCGCGGTGCTGAAAAAGCAAACAGAGTAGCGAACAAGACGTTAAATAAAGCTGAACGTGCTATGGGATTAGCTCGTAAAAGAGTTTAG
- a CDS encoding YjbA family protein, giving the protein MLYLRDVWVNWFEGEENGYNVCEFHEWRKDDYIELLDQVPILKIESTLFHYIENDLNDLPDALLEEVHQKAYVRKNNQRVQLEHCFIITDMKKSLIADTMGYRIPIRKSRLIPRQEQLVFEMAEQTDTKVFTFSQRQIDKEYHILSPNPDSMRGLTRKERQLKQLLFMALDQLHSTKNAAEMRYWCTEWMPEAYGKIQRMDFDEAWEALYGELKSGWSKQHLDMCERLVKGQPYFEKIWELENGTHVN; this is encoded by the coding sequence ATGTTATACTTGCGTGATGTTTGGGTCAACTGGTTTGAGGGAGAGGAGAACGGTTATAACGTTTGTGAGTTTCATGAATGGCGAAAAGACGACTATATTGAGTTGTTGGATCAAGTGCCAATCTTAAAAATAGAATCAACACTTTTTCATTATATTGAAAATGATTTAAATGACCTCCCTGATGCCTTATTAGAAGAAGTACATCAAAAAGCGTATGTAAGAAAAAATAACCAACGCGTACAGCTGGAGCATTGTTTCATCATCACAGATATGAAGAAATCACTCATTGCAGATACAATGGGATACAGAATTCCAATTCGTAAAAGCAGACTCATTCCGAGACAAGAACAGCTTGTATTTGAAATGGCAGAACAAACCGATACAAAAGTTTTTACATTCAGCCAAAGACAGATAGACAAAGAATATCATATCCTATCTCCTAACCCTGACAGCATGAGAGGTTTAACAAGAAAAGAAAGACAATTAAAACAGCTGCTGTTCATGGCACTCGATCAGCTTCATTCTACAAAAAATGCCGCTGAAATGCGCTATTGGTGTACAGAATGGATGCCTGAAGCATACGGGAAAATCCAGAGAATGGATTTTGATGAAGCGTGGGAAGCTCTTTACGGGGAATTAAAAAGCGGCTGGTCGAAACAGCATTTGGATATGTGTGAACGGTTAGTAAAAGGTCAGCCTTATTTCGAAAAAATTTGGGAGCTTGAAAACGGAACACATGTGAACTAA
- the fabF gene encoding beta-ketoacyl-ACP synthase II — MKKRVVVTGMGAVTPLGNNVEETWKKIIEGQSGVGPLTRRNPDKFPVKVAAEATEFNPEDFMDKRDARRMDRFTQFAVAASIMAVKDADLEITEEISPRVGVWIGSGIGGMDTHEEQFRIFEAKGVRRVSPFFVPMMIPDMASGQVSIAIGAKGINSCTVTACASGANSIGDAFKVIQRGDADAMITGGTEAPITDMALAGFCQAGALSTNPDPNTASRPFDKNRTGFIIGEGAGILVLEEYEFAKKRGAKIYAEIVGYGATGDAYHITQPAPGGEGGVRAMKQAVEDSGLALDEISYINAHGTSTDYNDKFETAAIKELFKEQAYKIPVSSTKSMTGHLLGAAGGIEAIFSVKAIQEGILPPTINYETPDEECDLDYVPNEARRAEVNAVLSNSLGFGGHNASLVFKKIAE, encoded by the coding sequence ATGAAGAAAAGAGTAGTTGTAACTGGTATGGGAGCAGTGACTCCCCTAGGAAATAATGTTGAAGAAACTTGGAAAAAGATTATAGAAGGACAAAGCGGGGTAGGTCCGCTTACGAGAAGAAATCCAGATAAATTCCCTGTTAAAGTAGCAGCAGAAGCGACGGAATTCAATCCGGAAGATTTTATGGATAAACGCGACGCGAGAAGAATGGACCGCTTTACTCAATTTGCGGTAGCTGCTTCAATAATGGCGGTTAAAGATGCTGACTTAGAAATCACAGAAGAAATTTCTCCGCGTGTGGGTGTATGGATTGGATCTGGAATTGGCGGAATGGATACGCATGAGGAGCAGTTCCGGATTTTTGAAGCAAAAGGAGTAAGACGTGTTAGTCCGTTCTTTGTACCGATGATGATTCCTGACATGGCATCTGGCCAAGTTTCGATTGCTATTGGAGCAAAGGGGATAAACTCTTGTACGGTAACTGCTTGTGCATCTGGTGCAAACTCTATTGGTGATGCGTTTAAAGTTATTCAGCGTGGAGACGCAGATGCTATGATTACAGGCGGTACAGAAGCGCCTATTACAGATATGGCTTTAGCTGGTTTCTGCCAGGCAGGCGCCCTTTCGACTAATCCAGATCCAAATACTGCAAGCCGTCCATTTGATAAGAACCGTACTGGTTTTATTATTGGTGAAGGTGCAGGTATATTAGTACTTGAAGAATATGAATTTGCTAAAAAACGCGGTGCAAAAATTTATGCTGAAATCGTTGGTTACGGTGCTACAGGTGATGCATACCACATTACACAGCCTGCTCCTGGTGGAGAAGGCGGAGTTCGCGCGATGAAACAAGCTGTAGAAGACAGTGGTTTGGCATTGGATGAAATCTCTTATATTAATGCACATGGTACTAGTACAGATTATAATGATAAATTTGAAACTGCTGCGATTAAAGAGCTTTTTAAAGAGCAAGCCTATAAAATTCCTGTAAGTTCAACAAAATCTATGACAGGTCATTTGTTAGGGGCTGCTGGCGGTATTGAAGCTATCTTTTCTGTAAAAGCAATTCAAGAAGGTATCCTTCCTCCAACTATCAATTATGAAACTCCGGATGAAGAGTGTGATCTTGATTATGTACCAAACGAAGCGAGACGTGCTGAAGTAAATGCTGTCTTAAGTAATTCATTAGGTTTCGGCGGACATAATGCATCCCTAGTGTTTAAGAAAATTGCAGAATAA
- a CDS encoding beta-ketoacyl-ACP synthase III translates to MKAGIIGMGSYIPEKILANSDLEKMVDTNDEWIRTRTGIVERRIADESVNTSHMARHAAEEALEDAGIKGEDIDLIVVATVTPDNPFPSVACLLQDYLGAKKAVAMDVSAACAGFIYATVVAKQFIESGTYKNVLVVGVEKLSRITDWKDRNTAVLFGDGAGAAVLSTVSEGRGILSFELGSDGTGAKHLYQNEFIHMNGREVFKFAVRQMGESSLNVVHKAGLTKEDVDFLIPHQANIRIMEASRERLELPKEKMIMTIDRFGNTSSASIPMALKEALKDGKIKDDHTIVLVGFGGGLTWGALAIKWGR, encoded by the coding sequence ATGAAAGCAGGAATTATCGGAATGGGCAGTTACATTCCAGAGAAAATTTTGGCGAACTCAGACCTGGAAAAAATGGTAGATACTAATGATGAGTGGATCCGAACTCGAACTGGCATTGTAGAACGAAGAATAGCAGACGAATCAGTAAATACATCACATATGGCAAGACATGCAGCAGAAGAAGCGTTAGAAGATGCAGGAATTAAGGGAGAAGATATAGATTTAATAGTTGTTGCTACAGTAACTCCAGATAATCCGTTCCCGTCAGTAGCGTGCCTTCTGCAAGATTATTTAGGTGCAAAAAAGGCAGTAGCCATGGATGTTAGTGCTGCTTGTGCAGGGTTCATATATGCTACAGTAGTCGCAAAACAATTTATTGAATCAGGTACTTATAAAAATGTATTAGTAGTAGGTGTTGAAAAGCTTTCTAGAATTACTGATTGGAAAGACCGCAATACTGCAGTACTTTTCGGTGATGGAGCTGGAGCCGCCGTACTCTCAACAGTTAGCGAAGGTAGAGGGATCTTGTCATTTGAACTTGGCTCAGACGGTACGGGTGCAAAACACCTTTATCAGAATGAATTTATCCATATGAATGGAAGAGAAGTATTTAAATTTGCTGTAAGACAAATGGGAGAATCATCTTTAAATGTAGTTCACAAAGCCGGGTTAACAAAAGAAGATGTTGATTTCTTAATCCCGCACCAAGCAAATATAAGAATCATGGAAGCTTCAAGAGAAAGATTAGAGCTACCAAAAGAAAAAATGATTATGACCATTGACCGATTTGGCAATACTTCTTCTGCCTCAATACCAATGGCATTAAAAGAAGCTTTAAAAGATGGTAAGATAAAAGATGATCATACAATCGTACTTGTTGGATTCGGCGGGGGACTCACTTGGGGTGCTTTAGCCATTAAGTGGGGAAGATAA
- a CDS encoding YppG family protein, translating into MYNSQYRQQPMYPPQFPGRFQMGSDQQHPMQPGMQPHNFGNPMFRQMPPVPFQQPFPRPFLHSFRTQEGSLDYNKIFSVIDQSVKVAQQISPIFSAFKKK; encoded by the coding sequence ATGTACAATTCTCAGTATCGACAGCAGCCGATGTATCCTCCACAGTTTCCTGGACGTTTTCAGATGGGTTCTGACCAGCAGCATCCAATGCAGCCAGGTATGCAACCCCATAATTTCGGAAACCCAATGTTTCGTCAGATGCCGCCAGTGCCGTTTCAACAGCCATTTCCCCGCCCATTTTTACATTCTTTCAGAACGCAGGAAGGATCGTTGGATTACAATAAAATCTTTTCAGTAATTGATCAATCTGTAAAAGTCGCACAGCAAATATCACCCATATTTTCCGCGTTTAAAAAGAAGTAA
- a CDS encoding ComZ family protein has product MNNELNMKLMQIAMTHLPEAKAFFEQKGIELGMEDIQPMLQLLMNVMNDAYELGKAENK; this is encoded by the coding sequence ATGAATAACGAACTTAACATGAAACTTATGCAGATTGCCATGACACATCTGCCGGAAGCAAAAGCTTTTTTTGAGCAAAAAGGAATTGAGCTTGGTATGGAAGATATTCAGCCAATGCTACAGCTTTTAATGAATGTAATGAACGATGCGTATGAACTTGGAAAAGCAGAAAATAAATAA
- a CDS encoding NAD(P)-dependent oxidoreductase: protein MKKAFVTGAAGFIGFHLCSRLLNEEIDVIGIDMAESPDRIDFIARHAGFQYVPSDINEVELKPYILGCDVVFHLACSVKPTAPWANIEDEVQRHVSVLKKLLSHANENIKVVYVSSYDVYGKRSGEVVEESPKNPETLFGLIKLTEENMIKQLAEKHSFPFIIMRLPTVYGPGQPDHHTYHQLISSNVSENRKKDSITKDTVTEDLLFVDDAAEALFLAGKSGSVNQIYNISSGNPNHWQEGLKELKAEKMSFTEKRKMRIKGEKAEAELGFRAKTKIKEGIQKQIIDFISRKSDSK, encoded by the coding sequence ATGAAAAAAGCATTTGTAACCGGAGCGGCGGGGTTTATCGGCTTTCATTTGTGCAGCCGGTTGTTAAATGAAGAAATTGATGTAATTGGAATAGACATGGCGGAATCACCTGACCGCATAGATTTTATTGCTCGCCATGCTGGATTTCAGTATGTTCCTTCTGATATAAATGAAGTTGAATTGAAACCTTATATACTTGGATGCGATGTTGTTTTTCATCTTGCTTGTTCGGTTAAACCTACTGCTCCATGGGCAAATATTGAGGATGAAGTACAACGACATGTTTCTGTATTAAAAAAGCTACTCTCCCATGCGAATGAGAATATAAAAGTGGTCTATGTTTCTTCTTATGATGTATATGGCAAAAGATCTGGGGAAGTTGTAGAAGAATCCCCCAAAAATCCGGAAACGCTATTTGGACTTATTAAATTAACAGAAGAAAATATGATTAAACAGCTTGCAGAGAAGCATTCTTTCCCATTTATTATTATGCGGCTGCCTACAGTGTATGGACCAGGGCAGCCTGATCATCATACTTACCATCAGCTTATTTCTTCGAACGTCTCAGAAAACCGGAAAAAAGATTCAATTACAAAAGATACAGTTACAGAGGATCTTCTTTTTGTAGATGATGCAGCAGAAGCATTATTTCTTGCAGGGAAATCCGGGTCTGTAAATCAGATATATAACATATCAAGCGGAAACCCGAATCATTGGCAGGAGGGACTGAAAGAATTGAAGGCTGAAAAAATGTCATTTACTGAAAAACGAAAGATGCGGATAAAAGGGGAAAAGGCGGAGGCAGAACTAGGTTTCAGAGCGAAAACAAAGATTAAGGAAGGCATACAAAAGCAGATTATTGATTTTATTAGCAGGAAATCAGACTCAAAATAA
- a CDS encoding alpha/beta hydrolase, whose product MSIDKRCFQIDNQWNIIHLPYRPNGFAVMIIGDCSHYVDEHTSLWKQNTERAHLIQSLKEQGYTIFYSNLYGRHWGSPQAVILAKRLYHYVMKHEILNPSIHVIAEGMGALVALQLMEEMEGQIRSALFINPCIDLKHHFNHEKQNRLFFKRLVRELSNSYKITQKEVPEFIDTITDVSDWQAKTPVKIFHAARGVLFSFKEHSRVYERKRLEIKAPISLSLHVPERTFNPANAFSEYFKEHEKVL is encoded by the coding sequence GTGAGTATCGATAAACGCTGCTTCCAAATAGACAATCAATGGAACATCATCCATCTGCCATATCGGCCAAATGGTTTTGCTGTTATGATCATAGGTGATTGCAGTCATTATGTTGATGAACATACAAGTCTTTGGAAACAAAATACGGAGCGCGCCCATCTCATTCAATCTTTGAAAGAGCAAGGCTATACCATTTTTTATTCTAACCTTTACGGCCGTCATTGGGGAAGTCCTCAAGCTGTCATCTTGGCAAAAAGACTTTATCATTATGTGATGAAGCATGAAATTTTAAATCCGAGTATTCACGTGATCGCCGAAGGTATGGGAGCACTTGTAGCTCTTCAATTAATGGAAGAAATGGAAGGGCAAATTCGATCAGCGCTTTTTATAAACCCGTGTATTGACTTGAAACATCATTTTAATCATGAAAAACAAAACCGGCTTTTTTTTAAAAGACTCGTACGTGAATTAAGTAACTCTTACAAAATAACACAAAAAGAAGTACCTGAATTTATAGATACAATAACTGATGTGAGTGATTGGCAGGCTAAAACGCCAGTGAAAATTTTTCACGCAGCAAGAGGTGTTTTATTCAGCTTTAAAGAACATAGCAGAGTGTATGAAAGAAAGAGGTTGGAAATCAAAGCCCCCATCTCTTTATCCCTTCATGTTCCAGAGCGAACGTTTAATCCAGCAAACGCCTTCAGTGAATATTTTAAAGAACACGAAAAAGTGCTTTAG
- a CDS encoding YjzD family protein, whose protein sequence is MRYIWTFIWSLLLSNMMYYVLVSMQGGTFDLVKASIFGVIFAVVISVLGEILPSQSEEV, encoded by the coding sequence ATGCGTTACATTTGGACGTTTATCTGGTCTTTATTATTAAGTAATATGATGTATTATGTTTTAGTATCAATGCAAGGCGGTACTTTTGATCTTGTTAAAGCTTCAATCTTTGGTGTTATTTTTGCAGTTGTTATTTCCGTTCTTGGAGAAATTTTACCTTCACAAAGTGAGGAAGTTTAA
- a CDS encoding YjzC family protein, with product MGQHRHFTHGQKAPNNGMYVEIGETGSMVNDPKQIHLSAGDRFPETTNHNRVWTYKRKP from the coding sequence ATGGGTCAGCATAGACATTTTACGCACGGTCAAAAAGCACCAAACAATGGTATGTATGTGGAGATTGGTGAAACAGGAAGCATGGTAAATGATCCTAAACAAATTCATTTATCAGCAGGAGACCGTTTTCCGGAAACGACCAACCATAACCGGGTCTGGACATATAAAAGAAAACCTTAA
- the moaD gene encoding molybdopterin converting factor subunit 1 yields the protein MVRVLLFAGLAQQAGTQELSLVVNDPVTIKEIKKRLQEKIGKLNGLDHCLTAINEEYADDSSTVDAGDTLAFIPPVSGG from the coding sequence ATGGTACGTGTATTACTATTTGCAGGTCTTGCACAGCAAGCGGGCACGCAAGAATTATCACTAGTAGTTAATGATCCAGTAACCATCAAGGAAATAAAAAAGAGGCTTCAAGAAAAAATAGGAAAATTAAACGGACTGGACCATTGTCTAACAGCAATTAATGAAGAATATGCGGATGACTCTTCAACTGTGGATGCAGGAGATACGTTAGCGTTTATTCCCCCAGTAAGCGGAGGGTGA
- a CDS encoding molybdenum cofactor biosynthesis protein MoaE, with protein MKFFNICKEPIDNQKVIDQVIHQNAGAVSVFIGTVREMTGDKQTKYLEYEAYVPMAEKQLEKIGEEINERWPNAKTAITHRIGTLQISDVAVTIAVSTPHRQDAFEASRYAIERIKEIVPIWKKEHYIDGEEWVGNQKGTKHYPQGHPERNE; from the coding sequence ATGAAATTCTTTAATATATGTAAAGAACCCATTGATAATCAAAAAGTAATAGACCAAGTTATACACCAAAATGCTGGTGCAGTTTCTGTTTTTATAGGAACTGTAAGGGAAATGACAGGGGATAAACAAACAAAATACCTTGAATACGAGGCTTATGTTCCTATGGCAGAAAAGCAGCTTGAAAAAATTGGAGAAGAAATTAACGAGAGATGGCCAAATGCCAAAACAGCCATTACCCATCGAATAGGAACTCTCCAAATTTCGGATGTTGCTGTAACGATTGCCGTGTCAACTCCTCATCGGCAAGATGCGTTTGAAGCGAGTCGCTATGCAATTGAGCGCATAAAGGAAATAGTTCCGATATGGAAAAAAGAACATTATATCGATGGAGAAGAATGGGTCGGCAACCAAAAGGGAACGAAACATTATCCACAGGGTCACCCTGAAAGGAATGAATAA
- the mobB gene encoding molybdopterin-guanine dinucleotide biosynthesis protein B, translated as MGFPVILQIIGYQNSGKTTVITSLLERLTKMGIRTGVIKHHGHDSTLPFNDSGKDTDRHRKAGAIVTSVSSDANTIIYMDHSLSLENTIEMYKLLDMDCVLIEGYKQMQYPRVVLCRNNKDKMLIENSLVPVVIISDKSLDEKYPFPFFLYEDQIQWLPFLMEYINKEMSKGKESNHEIL; from the coding sequence ATGGGATTCCCCGTTATTCTCCAAATCATCGGATATCAAAACAGCGGGAAAACAACGGTAATCACTTCTTTATTGGAACGTTTAACAAAGATGGGGATAAGAACAGGTGTAATTAAGCACCATGGTCATGATTCTACTCTTCCTTTCAATGACTCCGGTAAAGATACAGATCGTCATAGAAAAGCAGGTGCAATTGTTACAAGTGTTTCATCAGATGCGAATACTATCATATACATGGATCACTCTTTGTCGCTCGAAAACACAATCGAAATGTACAAATTATTAGACATGGATTGCGTTTTGATCGAAGGTTATAAACAAATGCAATACCCTCGGGTTGTGCTTTGCAGAAATAATAAAGATAAAATGTTAATCGAGAATTCATTAGTTCCAGTTGTCATAATTAGTGATAAAAGTTTAGATGAAAAATATCCATTTCCCTTTTTTTTATATGAAGATCAAATACAATGGCTGCCCTTTTTAATGGAATATATAAATAAGGAAATGAGTAAGGGGAAAGAAAGTAATCATGAAATTCTTTAA
- the glp gene encoding gephyrin-like molybdotransferase Glp — protein sequence MPVEKRTPIPVGDAVKKILERTETWGTETVAITDCDQRILAENLIASNDVPPFHRSPYDGFAIYSNDTREASENNPVTLQVLETIGAGQVAKHNVRSGTAIRIMTGAQIPVGADAVIMLELVKEASENGQTFIEIKRKVNKNDNISFQGEDTKEGELLAEKGTVITPGIVALLATFGYHSVSVFKKPVVGILSTGTELLEVNETLQPGKIRNSNAYMTAAQVKAMGGQVKLYQHREDDFESLYEAVTETLNESDLVITTGGVSVGDYDYLPAIYKKLGATVLFNKVAMRPGSVTTVAKYKEKWLFGLSGNPSACFVGCELFVRPVILAGMNYKTPHCSLYKATLAADFSKANPFTRFVRAKLSIGINENTVKPAGLDKSSSVSSLLDANALIVLPGGTRGWEKGSQVGVLSWDGEGSEWPWDSPLFSKSSDIKTAGKQR from the coding sequence ATGCCGGTAGAAAAAAGAACCCCTATACCTGTTGGAGATGCTGTGAAAAAAATCTTGGAAAGGACAGAAACATGGGGAACAGAAACCGTTGCTATAACCGATTGTGATCAGCGAATATTGGCAGAAAACCTCATAGCATCGAATGATGTGCCTCCTTTTCATCGATCGCCTTATGATGGGTTCGCGATTTATTCCAATGATACGAGAGAGGCATCAGAAAACAATCCCGTTACATTGCAAGTTTTAGAAACAATAGGTGCGGGACAAGTGGCAAAGCATAATGTAAGAAGCGGAACTGCCATCAGAATAATGACGGGTGCTCAAATTCCGGTTGGTGCAGATGCTGTGATCATGCTTGAATTAGTAAAAGAAGCAAGTGAAAACGGACAAACTTTTATAGAGATCAAAAGGAAAGTTAATAAAAATGACAATATCTCATTTCAAGGAGAGGATACGAAAGAAGGGGAATTGTTAGCGGAGAAAGGTACGGTTATTACTCCTGGAATTGTTGCGCTGCTCGCAACATTCGGCTACCATTCAGTGTCTGTTTTTAAAAAACCAGTTGTCGGGATATTATCTACCGGCACAGAACTTTTAGAAGTAAATGAAACATTACAACCGGGAAAAATTAGAAACAGCAATGCCTATATGACTGCAGCCCAAGTAAAGGCAATGGGAGGACAAGTTAAGCTTTATCAGCATAGAGAAGATGACTTTGAATCATTGTATGAAGCAGTTACAGAAACTCTAAATGAATCTGATCTTGTCATAACCACTGGCGGCGTTTCTGTTGGAGATTACGACTATCTGCCGGCTATCTACAAAAAATTAGGTGCAACTGTCCTATTCAACAAGGTTGCGATGAGACCGGGAAGTGTTACGACTGTAGCAAAATACAAAGAAAAATGGCTCTTCGGTCTATCAGGGAATCCTTCTGCTTGTTTTGTGGGCTGTGAGCTTTTCGTGCGTCCAGTCATTTTAGCAGGTATGAATTATAAAACACCACATTGTTCATTATACAAAGCGACACTTGCCGCCGACTTTTCGAAAGCAAATCCGTTCACCCGATTTGTTCGGGCAAAATTATCAATAGGAATTAATGAAAACACGGTTAAACCTGCAGGTCTGGATAAATCAAGTTCAGTTTCATCCCTCTTGGATGCTAACGCTTTAATCGTCTTGCCCGGCGGAACTAGAGGATGGGAGAAAGGCAGCCAAGTCGGAGTTCTCTCATGGGATGGGGAAGGGAGTGAGTGGCCATGGGATTCCCCGTTATTCTCCAAATCATCGGATATCAAAACAGCGGGAAAACAACGGTAA
- a CDS encoding alpha/beta fold hydrolase, which translates to MVSIKREAVGSIPFIMAEKHENAGKPLPLFIFVHGYTSAKEHNLHFAYTLAERGMRVILPDAMHHGERVDDHTAKRNDYDFWNIVAQGIQDVGILINWAKDRTLISNGEIALGGTSMGAIITYGSLVQYPEINAAIALMGTPAHEAFAKWQIERIENAGHKLPFSDEELTKTYEYLRSFDLTQNYEKLNKRPLFIWHSEVDQVVPYEFAKPFIEDLIVQNEKSVYMNDKTSGHKVSRPAYLNAVDWVLENIKKTKETV; encoded by the coding sequence GTGGTTTCGATTAAAAGAGAAGCAGTCGGGAGTATTCCCTTTATAATGGCTGAGAAACATGAAAATGCCGGGAAACCTTTGCCGCTTTTCATTTTTGTTCATGGATATACAAGTGCAAAAGAACATAACTTGCATTTTGCTTATACATTAGCTGAAAGAGGAATGCGCGTCATTCTGCCAGATGCAATGCACCATGGAGAAAGAGTGGATGATCATACAGCAAAAAGAAATGATTATGATTTTTGGAATATTGTTGCTCAAGGGATACAAGACGTAGGAATCCTTATAAATTGGGCGAAGGATCGAACACTCATTTCAAACGGGGAAATTGCTTTAGGCGGAACATCCATGGGAGCCATCATAACATATGGTTCACTTGTACAGTATCCTGAGATTAACGCTGCTATTGCTTTAATGGGCACACCAGCTCATGAAGCTTTTGCAAAATGGCAAATTGAAAGAATTGAAAATGCAGGTCATAAGCTTCCGTTTTCTGATGAAGAGTTAACAAAAACTTACGAGTATTTAAGAAGTTTTGACCTTACACAAAATTATGAGAAATTAAACAAGCGGCCATTGTTTATTTGGCACAGTGAAGTAGATCAAGTTGTCCCGTATGAATTTGCAAAGCCATTTATTGAAGACTTAATCGTACAAAATGAGAAATCTGTTTACATGAACGATAAAACTTCGGGTCATAAAGTTTCACGTCCTGCTTATTTGAATGCAGTTGATTGGGTCCTGGAAAATATTAAAAAAACAAAAGAAACGGTGTAG